The Haloarcula laminariae genomic sequence CATGGGTGAGCGGGTGTGTCCCCACTGCCACGAGTCGCTCGACCCGGCGTTCATCGCGGCCGACGAGAGCCTAGTCGCGCTGGAACTGGAGATGACGGTGTTCAACGTCGAGCGCGACGAACACGCCTCCCGCATCGCGCGCAAGGAGATCGGGCAGCGACTGACGAACATCCCGCTCGACGTCGTGGAGATAGAGCAACTCCCCGACGACGAGGAGGACGCCGACAGCGAGAACGCCGACAGCGAAGACGCCGACCCGTCCGAGGGCGACGTGCTCCCGGAGTTCGAGGAGCTCATCGACGAGTAAGGCGGTGGCTACGCGAGTCACTGACGGGAGAGGAGAAATCGAATCTCAGTCCGCGGCGGCAGAAACCGGCTCTTTCTCTTCGGCGGTCATCTCGGAGGTGATACCGTTCGCGATGGCGAAGACGGCGGCCTTGTGGTCCGTCTTCGACTTGTGGATAGATGTCGGCTTGACGCCGAGTTCGGCGTATTCGTCGTGTTCCACTTCGGAACCCGACTCCGCTTCGTAGTGGTTCTGTACTTGTGCAAGCAGGCCGTGAAGGTGAATAAGCTCCTGCTTCTTCATGGTCATCCCTTGCTAGAAACCGAGGGGTTATAGTACTATCCTGAGTTGAGTTAACACACTCCTCCGGCATGATAGAACGTGAAGAACAGGGTCCGAGAGCCGCGAAAACAGGGGGCGGCGACGAACTACCTCCGAGGCTGAAAGGTTTTTGAGGGCGGCCCGACGACCAGCCCGTATGGACTACGACGACATGCTCGACAGAGCGGCGAACGAGACGGCAGACGTTACGGGCACTGACGAGCGCCTCTCCGTGCCCGACCCCGAGGTCCGCCAGGAGGGGTCGGTCACCGTCGTC encodes the following:
- a CDS encoding DUF555 domain-containing protein, whose amino-acid sequence is MDCRVVVEAAVPVYDVGTADEAVRIAISKTGEMLNPDLNYVEINMGERVCPHCHESLDPAFIAADESLVALELEMTVFNVERDEHASRIARKEIGQRLTNIPLDVVEIEQLPDDEEDADSENADSEDADPSEGDVLPEFEELIDE
- a CDS encoding UPF0058 family protein → MKKQELIHLHGLLAQVQNHYEAESGSEVEHDEYAELGVKPTSIHKSKTDHKAAVFAIANGITSEMTAEEKEPVSAAAD